The sequence below is a genomic window from Elusimicrobiota bacterium.
CGGAGAAGATTGCCAGATATCTAACCATGCATCAATTGGAACAATTCCGCAGGATCTCAAGTTTAAAGGAGAATTGACAAAACTTTTTATTGGTCCTAATTGTAAAATTCGAGAGTTTGTTACTCTGAATCGCGGTACATCTGCAAGCGGAAAAACAGTTATAGGATCAAATTGTCTTTTTATGGCATATTCACATGTTGCACATGATTGCATAATAGGAAATGATGTTATATTGGCAAATGCCGCAACTTTAGGTGGGCATGTAGAAATTAGTGATAATGCCGTTTTGGGCGGGCTTGCAGGAGTTCATCAGTTTTGTAGAATTGGAAGGCTTGCCATGATTGCAGGAGGATCTATTGTGACGCAAGATGTTTTACCTTTTACGCAAGTGCAAGGCGATAGAGCCAAAACCAGAGGATTAAATCTTGTTGGTATAAGACGTCACCATATGATAAGAGAAGCTTTAGAGGAAATTAAAGAGGCTTATAAAATTCTTTTTTTGTCGGGGATACCAATACAAGAAGCTTTAGATCAGCTGGAAGCAACGAATCCCCGGCCAGAAGTTAAAGAAATGATAGATTTTATACATAGTTCTAAAAGAGGCATTTGCAGGTCTGCAAGTAAAGAAGTTGTGGAGGAAGAAATCTAAATATGGCTCAAAAAATTGGACTGATTGCAGGAAATGGTAGATTTCCTTTTTTAGTTGCGCAGGAAATCAAGAAAAGCGGTGATGAAGTTATTGCGTTTTGCTTAAAAGAAGAGACCGATCCCTTCTTGTCTAAAATTGTAAATAAAATGATTTGGCTGCATCTTGGGGAATTTCAGAAACTTATAGATTTATTACATGAAGAGCAAATAGAATCAGTTATAATGGCCGGACAAGTAAAGCATTCTCAGCTTTTTTCTAATCTGAAGTTTGATTTAAGAGCAATAAAACTGCTTGGAAAACTCCTAAACAAAAAGACTGATACTATACTCAAAGCAATTGCAGACGAGCTAGCAAAAGAAGGGATCAAGC
It includes:
- the lpxA gene encoding acyl-ACP--UDP-N-acetylglucosamine O-acyltransferase, which encodes MIHETVIIHKSAEIAKDVDIGPYTVIGENSLIKSGTKIGSNTLIENSEIGEDCQISNHASIGTIPQDLKFKGELTKLFIGPNCKIREFVTLNRGTSASGKTVIGSNCLFMAYSHVAHDCIIGNDVILANAATLGGHVEISDNAVLGGLAGVHQFCRIGRLAMIAGGSIVTQDVLPFTQVQGDRAKTRGLNLVGIRRHHMIREALEEIKEAYKILFLSGIPIQEALDQLEATNPRPEVKEMIDFIHSSKRGICRSASKEVVEEEI